The Ziziphus jujuba cultivar Dongzao chromosome 5, ASM3175591v1 genome segment TTGCAAAGCCATCTTGTTTTAAAGAGTGTTGAACTGGATTATATCAGAAGGGGCGCAAGTCAGAAGCAGAATTGGTTCTTGTTACTAAGGATTTTCCTTGGCCAGACAAGTTCCTGAAGGCAGGAAAAGGTCGCATAAATTGGCAACTCAGGAAATCTGTGTTACAACCCTCTAATAACACAAGATGCATGCAGGGAACTTTATCTGTAGAGTGTCTGTTCTTTTTTCTGGACGTAGGACAATACTCTCCAAGCAACCCAATTGATGACAAAAACAGAGAGGCCCGTTCAGACATAAAAGAAGCTTCAAACTTAACGCCCTCCACTTTGAGAAATGCAAAATGTAGCAGATTAAACTGCAAGCTTCCTGAAAAAGCAATCACTACAGCTATGTTACTACATATGCAAAGTCCAATTACATGTAAAAAATAAGACATTTTGTACAACAGTTAATGGTCCACATAATTTCCTTACTTTGAATTGCTTTTCTCTCTTTATCTAACTACTAACAAGAGATTATTTGCTCTTTTAACAaacatttgatttaataattgaATTCTCATCATTTGCAATTCTTAATCGATTATCGCAAAAGATAAACATGCAGAGCAAGAGATGATGCAAGCTATGCACAACTCctaaaccataaataatttacagCTATTGATCAATCCACTCCACATCAACAACCATCAACGAATTATCAACCCATCTCCGAATAAGGTAATTACCATGtgaaaacaacatatatatagaaataaccTTGCCAATAAATTAATGCAAAACAACATATACGATCATCAACCATCGTTGACTAAACTAATCAAAAACAATACTCATATATTTAGAGACAAATCTGAAGATAAACTTACCACACAAATTGTTTTAACCATTTTTTGCTTCTTGATTCAGTTTCTAAACATGCTATCATCAAAACAAGAACAAGCAacaatatgcatataaatatatcacaGAATTAACACAGCTACGCATATATCACACAATTAACACAACCACGGCACGCCAACAACTTCGATTATGAAGTTTCTGGATCTTgcacacacacatacagatcGACAACTATTTAAGCTATCGTActggaaagaaaattaatatacaaaTCATACAATCGCACAATTCGAAATCGTCTTCACCTTGAATACCGATTCAGATCCATCGATTAATGCACACACAAACCAGGATCATAAAAAGATTTCCACGTATTTTTATAATCAGAGACAAATCAAAGCAGAAAAAACAATCAGTAACCGgcgaaaaaattacaaatccacaGATCTACGACGATTCcgcaagaaaacaagaaaacagaaaaaccaATCCCGAAACACAGTATTTGAGCTCGGATCGAACACACACCCCCGTAAAATCGGAAACAACATTaaccaaataaattataaaaaacactAGAAATCGAagcaaaaacaagaagaagagcgataaacaaacaaacacgGTTAGAAATAGACGATAAgaaattttttaccttttttctgAGTAGATAAAGAATCCGCTATATGAGAGAGAAGGTAGGAGAAAAACTCTGTGGCCAAGGCTTTTTGCGTGGTTTGGTTCTTATGATATGGAAGACGAAAGCACGCAATTTATATACGCCGCTGGGTGAGAGAAAAGGAATGAGAGCAGAGGTAACCCTACACGTCATGGGGTTAGGGCAAACTCACTGTCATTTAaacttttcaattattttctcTACCGACCCATATAACTACCTTTGCCATTAGTTTTCCTGTATTTAACACTTTTGcccttcttttattattattattatttttattttattttattttttgagacaggataatgtatttaaaattcaataattgtgtaaaaaaatggaatttcatttttgaaattatcgGTTGCCATTTTCCATCTACGAAGGTTGGAATGTGAATGTGAGATTTAGTCTATCATGTCAAACttgcttttatttttggggcaaaataactcaaattttttaaattacttaaatttttttaaaaaaaataaaatatgtacaaataatttatatttttccttttaaaatttttgtatctaATTTTTTCCACCACGTTTTTTGACTATTTCTTATGCATTAATTCAAAtacttttttggatttttatattagaaGTCTACATCTATATGATAAAAACattaggatttgaaagaaataaaagtcaTCTATTTTATTACCAAGTTTATCCTCTGGATGCTGGATTTGTTGCCACATATAAATTGAAcacagagaaaataaaaattgtttaaaaaaaattgttacaaTGGTTTTTACCTTcgagataaaatcaaatattttctaGATTATCTATTTCtacataattatttcatattttttaaaatataacaaaaattataataaaaaataaaatattaaatcatatcAATCCATTTTTATcatgtattaaaatttttttaaaaaaattatgtaaaaataaatactctTTGGGccacttaatttttttcctttgctttgtattttaatttcctcaaaaactattatttttctcCATAAATCAGAGTTATGGAATTTTTTAATAGGACAAACTAATTTGAAATTGTTGCagcaaaaaatgataaataaataaaacaaaaaaaagaaaaagaaaaagaatatatcaATCTTACCAATAGACATTTGAAAAAGCAATGAATAAAACGAGGACAACATTGGaatatgctaataataataataacaaaaacattATGATGGagaagaacaaataaatattaattaataatggtgTCCTCTAAATCGAATGGGTTTTGGTTTGTTGTGTCCTCAAACTCACGCTAGTTTCCTACTCGAGTGTCGCCTCTGATTAAGTCTACACCGTTGATGCGCTCTTCCTCACGATTTATGTGGAGCATTAAGCCATGAATTTGTAAAGATTGTTATACACATTACTAGAACCTTACCGCAACAGATCATTGCTCCATATGACTGGTTGGTCAGTTGAACTCTACTGGAGTTGTTGGCAACTTgcctcagattttttttttttaaataaaataaaataaaacgcaTCTACCGGAATTGGtttcttatattatatatatatatatattataaataatttttttttccaaatgggGTATAATTAGTAGTTGAGATTACAATTTAAGAATGGATAAATTTCAATATAGTCTTCTTTATTCTGTATTCTTAGAAGATGTGTTTCTCTATTTATTGAAATTACTATTGATCCCCTAATATGtaataacatttatttatttattttttcaatttatgtttgttttattCGATACAATCTGATGCATTCAtaacttaaaaaatttaaaaaaaatttaaaaaaataaaaacttttgacCACCCTTATTTAATGAATCAgtcatttttttctaaaatataaattttgtcaaaattttcattaaataaaatatactgtttatttttatattaaaaaacagaatggtatatatatatatatatatgcacaaagTACAAATAAAAGAGCCTACACATTTGAAGCAAGCAacaaaagacaaagaaaaaaaggaggcTATACATATTACATAACCATGTATTAGAAAAGTCGATTTAACGtggtaattaaaatatttttgtattttcatatactcttttttaataaaaaaaattagaaaaatcagAGAAATTGTAAAAGTACAAAATCATATGTGtgtacgtgtgtgtgtgtgtgtgtgtgtgtgtgtgtgtgtgagtttTTCTGATATTGGGGGTGGggtagaaaaaatttaaaagcaaaattgAGGTTGAGGGTATGACTAGATGGAGGGAAGACCACAGACAGCCAAGAAAGCTAGGTTTGACGTGCTCCAATAGTGCACGTAATTGAGCCATATCATTATACtttatattcttttaaacaTTAGATTACAAACAtaacatcaaaaaaataaataaataaataaaaagtagtcCCACACAAAACCACcttagagagggagagagagagagagagagagagagacctatatacaatttacatttggtatcatatttttaaccccaaacaaaaaataaaaacaaagtgcTTTGAAATTATACAATAATAAAGCTATTATACAACCAAGGTGCGTGGAACCCACAGCAACTTAAATTTGTCCCGTGAAATTTCTCAAAGGAATCCTAAGAAACTTTACCTTCCAGAAATTAGATGATTGTATCAGAAGAAGATTCTATATTGCCTTCAGAATCTTGTTATGCTTTGGCTTCCCTTATGCAAAATCAAAAGAGCAAGGTGATTTCTAATAAAGCATCCTATTTTTTGAATAAGGTTGCTTCAATAATTGCCATTAACCTTCAAACTTTGAAGTCTCGGCCTTCATAAGTACTTATCTACAAAcgattaaaaaattcaattttgcaCTCATTTATTAAGGAAAAACTCTTTAAATGAACAGTGGAAgccaataaaaaggaaaaacatctCAAATGAACAGAACCCATAAGATTAGACTTCTAAGATGTAATATTTCTAACTATCCAAACAGTTATGTACAAGTAGTACAACATCAAAAATCAAAGCCAACTTCAAAGCCTTTCAGAGTATATATGCCTGGGAGATAAAATGGTTTTAACATATGCCTCCCCTCTAAAGCATTCCTACAAAAAGCATATTATGAACATTTTAATAGAAACAATTTCATATTCATCAATCAACACCACTGAGTTCAACATAATGGTAAAAGTTTAACATCGCCACCAAAACAAATACAGGTAGACTGTAACATAATTTCAGAATATTAAGAATTACGGCTAAGCATCCACAATGCTCTCAGCCAGATAGCATCCATATGGTGGCAGTACAATGGCATTAAGAAAATCATATTATTGGAAAACAGTAGACCAAACCAGCATACAGACACAAGGTTACTGAAAATTTGAATGCGACCCGACAAATATGTTGTATTAGGCTGTTTATATGCTAATCTAACGAGGCCAAACAGCTTAATCACtgaaatcacaaataaatagttaccaaataattaacaaaaaaataaaaaataaataaatagaactcCATTAGTGCCATTGGAACAAAGTTCAACTGGTTATCTAGGAAGTATAATCTGCGATCCCTTCCTGTGCTAAGACAAATTGCCAAGTAGCTAGCACAACATATCATCTGTACTAAGGATTACAATGACAAAACTTAGGAATGTAAATCAGGATGAAATTGCAATGCTATGTTAGTCAAGCTCCACATACCTGTCAAAAGGAATGTAACAGCGAGAGAAACCATTTAAACCTTCAGATTTCTCCCTTTTTGATTTCATTTTGGAagcaaatattttaagaaatacGAACTGAATAGGCGGAATATTTCCTCTTAGCATGTCTTAAATGCTTGCTACTGGTAGGAAGAAGCAGTTAAACAATAATGGCTTGAAGAATAAACAGTAAGCTCAAAGAATCTTATTAATTTAAGCAGTTAAAACAATAATGGCTTGAAGAATAAACAGTACGCTCAAAAAATCTTACTAATCTGTGCCATAAATACCATTGAGAAAACAGCCTACTTTCTTGGTAacagaaaaagtaaaatataagaTAGAAACAAGAATATGAGGTAAATGCATTCAACTATCCCATTGGATAGTGCATCTTATTGCTACCAAAACGTAAAATAGTTCAAGCAGAAGCTGTCTTCTTTTGTTGGAATATGACAGCAAATATTGGAACACCCACACCAATGCTGAAGGCAGTGAACACTCCGAGGGTCATTGTCAACTTTTGGTTTTTCATTCTGTCCAAGTTATACATGTGCTTAGCATGCATATAATATGGTTCATCATGGCCATGTCCACCCATTCTCTTCACTCCAGTGGAGTGAAACCCACGACTTGCTGGCACAACAaacaatcattattattttaagttaGTAAGTGATAACAAACTTACAATAAGAGAGACAATTTCAAAGCTAAACAAATAGAATAACATAGCCAAATTTATGTCGTGTTAATCTTGAATATGACATACAACAGCAGTGACTCATATCTAGATATCATTTCCTATTAAGAAACTATCTTTACATCCTAAAGCAATTCCTTTTCTTTACGGCTTTATTCCCAACCACTGTAAAACTTTATATTACCAGGCATCAATAATTAGTATATCCTTGATATATAGGTTTTCATGTATTCCATGTAGATATTAATTAGGACTAGGAATACCAGGCCTTCAATGATAGAATCTATAAATTGTCCAAAGACTGTTTCTCTGTgtcttttaaacaattttaaaattaagaaagtgAATCTATAAATTGTCCAAAGACTGTTTCTCTGTgtcttttaaacaattttaaaattaagaaagttATCAAAAACTTCTATCACAGAAACAACATTTCTTTAGTTCCTTGCTATTGATGCTAAAGCCAGCAAATAAAGAATCTAATTCAAGTATTGTGAATGTGAAGAAGTAACAATGCATACGAagtaaattttttcaaatatatgcaTTACCACCACGCATCAATTTACACAACACTTTTTTGGCATACAGGTTTTATTACAATGATTGAACTGGAGATACAATGATATGGAAACACAGttcaagaaaatatttaaactgatTTATTAAGGAAAATATACTATGCCATTGAATATCAAATCAATAAGCATTTAACTGTTATTGCAGTGGCAGCAAATAATTAGCAAACCCAGAGCATATAACCTGATTTTAACATAGATGCTTCTGAAGACATCAACAACTTTGTGCAAGATCTCATTCCACTGTTCCAGGCCATGTTTCTCAAAAAGAATAAGCCCTTCGTTTCTTGCTAGCACTGGTGGTTTATATAGATTCCCtttaaatcccaaaaaaaagaaaaaaaaaaaaagaaaaaaaaagggtaattaATAGTAGAAAAATTGTGAAATCTTCCtgaatttaacccaaaaaaaaaaaaaagaaagaaagaaagaaaagaaaaaaagctctAGACTTCCTTGAGCAAATCAAAAGAGGAAAGCATAAAAATTACAATGCTGACATTGTGAATAAGTTTATCGTTATTGTAGTTTGATAATTCAGATCCAGCTCAGTCGGGTTTCAGATAAATTACAGTAAAACTAATCCAACTTCCaccaatttataaaataacacATATAATCCTGTTAATGTGTACGCTCACTCACTCATATTCCGTTCGGATGATGAGAAAATGCATGGGAAAATCGACAGCAAGAAAATTTTAACTATTTAATTCAAAATGACAACGTCGTAATACCATAAATCGATCAAAAACCACAAGTAAACGAAACTTGTAAGAAAGCGCACAATCATTTCGATCAACCAgaatcataaaaaattaatagtaacCGTcgaaaaacataaacaataagATTAATGAATTCAAATGCcgtaaaaatatacattttatatatataagtatacgTATATACTTTCCATACTAAATCCATACCGAATTGCAGTTGCAGGTGAAGAAACTCAGCCTTGTGATTTTGTTGGGTGGAGTGAAAATGATGGAAAGCTGCGTGTTAGGTTTTGGATCATACGATTAGGGGCCTGTTTGGATTCTCTGCAGATTATACTCCACTCTTGGAAAATCACTCGCGCggcaattttctttctttttttgttttttttttttgctttttgggtaaggaaaaatatatagagGCCCGGCCCATTATCATATATATTGGTGTTGATATGGGTCAGAGGGTCTGTTATTGTACTCGAGTTAAAGAGCCCAACAACATTTCAGGCGAATTTTTGGGTTCGGTCGGCCGTTGGGGAATGATCTTAAaataaggggaatttggccattGCCCACCCATTGCCCACCCAATGCCCCaaatggggggggggggggggggggggttaatgGTTTATATCtcgctttttttttaattgtttttttatctactcatttttttttttttactatttcgaTTTAATCCTTACCAACAATTCACTCACCATATTTAATCTCTCTCTTTCGTATGTACTACTCTTCCATAACTCTCAACTTCCATTGCACCAAATCAAAATTTCTATTATTCaacccaccaaaaaaataaaataaaataaaatttcaaagcaaAATCACTCTATTCAAGCCTTTATTCAATCActaaataacccaaaaaaaaaaaaaacaataaaaatcgaTTACACAGCTCAACCTCAGCTCCACCTTCCCTTTCACCAAACCAAGAAATTTATATATGGTAGAGATAGGAAATGTTGTATAAGAGTTCATTCATGCATTACCAAAACTTGACGTATTGAAGTAATATTGGAGATATGGAATTAGTGGGATGTAATGATTATTAATATGTAAGAGCAAATTCGTTATTTTTCATTGTGCTCTTGAATCTCGGGAAATATTATCAATAGCTGTTATTACAATTACCAATAAACCATTAGTAATTTGGGgtatgcaattttattttatttttgttaatggatctatttgtttttctcctaattttattttctttttcttcaatacAACTTTTATTATGgctaaacaacataaataattgtaataccataacgaatattattaaaaaaaaaatgaccacATTCAcaaattagtaaataaattacTGAAAGGTGTATCGACAATACCCATAGGTgtcatcaataatttttttcaaa includes the following:
- the LOC107420989 gene encoding uncharacterized protein LOC107420989, whose protein sequence is MAWNSGMRSCTKLLMSSEASMLKSASRGFHSTGVKRMGGHGHDEPYYMHAKHMYNLDRMKNQKLTMTLGVFTAFSIGVGVPIFAVIFQQKKTASA